The Neomonachus schauinslandi unplaced genomic scaffold, ASM220157v2 HiC_scaffold_769, whole genome shotgun sequence genome contains a region encoding:
- the SRY gene encoding sex-determining region Y protein yields the protein MFGVLNSSDHRAAVQQRNIPAFGRTSFELWTDNPTSNYRCETGGNGRDSGQNRVRRPMNAFMVWSRDQRRRVALENPQMKNSEISKQLGYQWKMLTEAEKWPFFEEAQRLQAMHREKYPDYKYRPRPKALPQKSDKLLPAASSSMLCRQVLVDEKWYPFTYRDSCSRAAHPRMEDQLSSSQPVNIANSLLQQEHHYCSTSLRDSPETLAMHLSADPPFYPK from the coding sequence ATGTTCGGAGTATTGAACAGCAGTGATCACCGTGCAGCGGTACAACAACGAAATATCCCCGCCTTTGGAAGAACCTCTTTTGAACTGTGGACGGACAATCCTACCTCAAACTATCGGTGTGAAACCGGAGGAAACGGCAGGGATAGCGGCCAGAACCGCGTCAGACGGCCCATGAACGCATTCATGGTGTGGTCGCGTGATCAAAGGCGCAGGGTGGCTCTAGAGAATCCCCAAATGAAAAACTCAGAGATCAGCAAGCAGCTGGGGTACCAGTGGAAAATGCTTACAGAAGCCGAAAAATGGCCATTCTTCGAGGAGGCACAGAGACTACAGGCCATGCACCGAGAGAAATACCCAGACTATAAATATCGACCTCGTCCGAAGGCTCTGCCACAGAAAAGTGATAAATTGCTACCTGCAGCCTCCTCCTCCATGCTATGCAGGCAGGTGCTCGTGGATGAGAAATGGTATCCCTTCACGTACAGGGACAGCTGTAGTAGGGCTGCACACCCACGTATGGAGGACCAGTTAAGCTCCTCACAACCCGTGAACATAGCCAACTCGCTGCTGCAACAGGAGCACCACTACTGCTCCACAAGCCTCCGTGACAGTCCAGAAACCTTGGCTATGCATCTGTCCGCTGACCCTCCCTTTTACCCTAAGTAA